GACTGTAGATATCTTGTCACCGCATGTATATTAGGAAGGAGTAAAAAGACACGAGGACCTTTTACCTCTTCGCTGTCAGCCAGCATGTTAAGTCTTGCCATGCCTTAGACACGACATACGCTACTGTGTACTGATCTAAAATGCTCTTTTTCTTTCAGGCCCTCAAGACAAGGTCTTTTTCGTTCGAGCTAGACGAGAAGTGGGGCCTGTGGCAGAAGCGTCGTATATGATGAAGCGCTTTCGAAAATACGGCATCGTATGCCGACTGTTAGGATGCCTTTTCATAGAGGGCATCTGGGATCGTTCGCTGAAAGAGGCCAGGGTCCGGTTGATTAGCGTCTATACTCTCTGTTCCGCTGCATGCATTCTGCTAAGCGTAACACTGGCGACGTTTCTCATTAGCAAGCTTTTCCTGATGTCCGGCATTGCTCAGTCCTTTACGAAGTCCCTTTTGTTCATCCTCAACAGCGTCTTGATCACCAGGATCACCCTCAACTTCGGTTGCATGGTACGGGGATCGTCCGGGCTGCTCCAGTTCCTCCGAGACTCGCAGGAGTACGAGAAATCCACGTCTTTCGTGCTCTCCGAAGACTCCGAGATTCGATGGCGCCGGAGGGGCGCCCGCGTGCGGAAGTTCGCGAGCGTGATGGCGTCGCTCGTTACCTACGCCTTGGTCATTAGAGTTCCCGTATTGACTCTGGTACGAGGTGATGAGGAGTGGTGGAGGCTCTGCGCGACGACCGTTAATATATTCTCAACTTTCGTAATGATATTCTACGACTGCGTCCTGTACATCGTCCTCAGCTGCTGCTCGGATGTCCTGGCCGATTACGTACGCGCTCAGGTCGTGACACTCCGCAGGAAAAACAGCCGCATGCACCCCAACCAGCAGACCCGCCGTGAGGTGGAGAAAGTTAGGCTCAATGTGGCCGCCATCAAGAGCCTCAAGCGGTCCATCAACGAGATCTGGCATCCAGCTTTGGCTTTTTGGGCAGCGTGCCTGATCCTGATAGCGTGCATCActctgtatgctatcgctgccGGTGACTTTTGGCATCCTGATGTTTGGATCACGATGGTCTACTCTGTGCACGCCTCATTAAGCTTCGCAGACATCGCCATCTTGAGCCAAGCTATTAGCGATGAGGTGAGCCGGAGATTTATGTTCTCTTTGTTCGTACGCTGTATACCACTTGGCTCAGTAGCTTTTTAGCTGTTTCCGGCTGCTCTCCAACGATAAATAAGTTTTATCACTGTGCTTTAACCTCGTTTAACATTACGTACATTGTAATAGTCGTCCACTGGTTTTCCGGAAAACTGATCACGTCCGCAGTCATAGTCACTGAGCATTCATTGTTCTCTCGTCTAGTCAGCTTTACATGGTCATTGCAGTGGTATACGCGTTCTGAGCAGCCTCCCCCGTAGGTTGCCTTGTCGGTATCAGCCTCCTACTTAAAGCGGCAAAATTAAAGCATGAAGCcctcatcaggaaaaaaaaatgtgtaaccAGAGAAGAGGTGACAACTATGCGTCCATGTCGCTACCTCCGGACACCTGCGGGGAAGCCTCTACGCACTAGATTGATTACCCGAAGGGATGTCTGGTTGGGTGAAGGCAAACGTGCAGGGGCCCGCAAGCACCCCCGTGCACCATTGACACAAAACTCAATGAAAAGGAATCAACGTCCTTAATGCTGCCGCTTGCCAACACTTGTTTTAATTGGGGGTCCCTCTGATTTTTTCTATTCACCAATTCAACGAAGTCGATATCAAAAATTGAATGTCAAGAAACAGTGAAATCATGCACATCTGGACAACACCAGTGGTATTTATACgttattattttcttttcaggCACAGAAGCTGAAGGAGGCTACAGTTTGCGTGGGCATGTCGGGAAACGCGGAGGGTTTTAGAGAGGAGGTAAATAAACCATAACAACTCTTTCATTTATACATCATGACAATTATTTTATTGATAAATtattcgattgattgattgattgattgattgattgattgattgattgattgattgattgattgattgcttgattcTATTTGCATTCCTTCCTAAAACAGGTACAGTATCTGCACGACACCATTGATCCCGAGTCGATGTGTCTGACTGGGGCAGGCTTCTTCAGCCTCAACAAAACCCTACTCGTGTCTGTAAGTTTTTAATCATAGACAAAGACTAATTAAAATTACACGCTTGCATTGCAGCAAAAAAGGTTCTTGGGCATCATGTACGATGCCAGAAGGCTGTTCAGCTTGATCTTTATCGCCGCTCATCGAGTGATCGTACGCGACTTTTCATTATCAGAAAAAGCTCGTTGGGAAGGATGGCATGGCGGATCAGGAGCATTTGTAACTAAATATTGTCTTAATCGAGACGTAAAGTGCGGTCCTGTTCGGCGGATACTACTGAATAAATCAATGCTAAACATATTATAAAAAAATAATATGGCACGATTGAGGTTCTGTAACGTAATTTTCAGCGACAGCTAGTTCGCCTGCCGGCTTTAACTTGCCTCAGTCGACTCCTTGCCTCCTATTAGGCAGCGCGGATAGCAGGATCTTGTCGGCGGGTTTCGCAGCAGTAGCTACAGCACCCATCTTAACCCTCTTGTTTGTGACCTCGATTGTACTCGAGAAGACCTTGCCAGCCAAAACTATGAATCCTTTACCTTGTCACAACACACATCGGTTGTCTTATTAAAAGTATAAATCAACAGGGGCAGtcgctccaccaactgagctaaccacaACGGCTATGAGATGGTACTGTGAGAGCGGACTGATCAACAGCTCGACAGGGGGCAGAGTTCGGCACTCTTTCGCGTCTACCCAAGTGCAGAAGTACGGCTGCTCTTCAGTGTGCCCTAATGAGAAATTATTTCCTAATCACGTTTACTTTACGCGCAAGATTCACAAAAGTTCGCTCACTACTTCCTCCTGAAGACTCGCTTGAAAGCGTGAAGAAGAGCGTCAAATTCTAATTTTAAAATATACACAGCGAACAGCGAAAAAGCAGAAAGTTGGCGATAACACGAACGCACGCTCGCAGAAAATAATTTTGTCGCACATTGACGACGCCATGTTCTTCGTTTTTAAGGCGAATGCAGCTGCTCAAAACTCAAGAGCTTTCAAAAAATGTTATCACATTATACACAACatgaaaaaggtgaaaaaaacaCGAGTCGGAAATGAGAAGATAAATCGCTTTGAAAGAATCTGTCAAGATGTTCATTTTTTACTACGTGGCAAAAAGGTGCGCTTTTTCAACCGATTCcaccgaataatttttttttcattctttttcttttttccttcttgttCTTGACTTCTCTTTGTTAATAGCTTGTAAGCCGATAATGCTGAATACCATCGAGTTTTGAACATGCGCTGCTTTACAGATGGCTAGAAAATGATGAAAATGGGCCAATAGCACCATATCGTGCTCACTCGCAAGTTACTTGTAGCGCTTGTTAATTTAAGAGCATGAGCCAAGTCGTTCAGCAGTCTCCCATTTGGAATCAAACCAGATGCCTTAGGTCGTGAAAACAATGGCGCAGGTGCAATGATGTGCTCAATATGGGGTGCATAATCTGTACTTACAGATGGCAGGCTCCATCATCACCTACTCCGTCATCTTGGTGCAAACTGGCGACGAGCTCGCCGAGCACGTGAACGTTGGCAGCTTGGTCCGACAGCATGCATGACGCCAGCGGTGAGGGAGGTGTCTTGAGTCCCCGTTATATTGCTAATAAATTTGTATCCAAAAAATCTGCGAAAATTATTTTTCAGAGGAAGGCTGTCGACCATTCACGACTCCATTGACGAAAACGCATCATAAACTAGTCGGCTTAACCCTGTAATATGCGTCGCATCACGTAGGGCACAGACCTACGTGACACGCCTGAAAGTATGCGTACACACACAAGCATGAGCGAAAACTGTACAGCTTTTATATGTGCTTGGAGATTCTTATAATTTTGTCGCATTACTGCAGGCAGGGCCTTTTGCGACGTTTATTTTCACAGAAAGGTCAAAGCCACCAGCTATGAAGGAGGCTTGCGTGTAGATAACTCGCGGCAAAAGCCACCTGCATGGATAGGTGGGGGACACATTTCATATTTGATATTCGTTTATTCTTTATCCTATCGATTAGCGACGAATTACAATAGATTAGAGTAGTAGAACAGATTAGTGACGAAATACTTCAAGTCAATGAATTTTTTTCTACATTTAAGTCGCTTGAACGTTTCAGTGTTAGCATGTATTGTGGGGCTACCATCTGTGTGAAGCTTTTGCTAACAGCGAACACGACGGCACACTGACGAGGCCAGTGAATTGACACAAGACAAGTGCCCACTAACAACGTTTAATTTTCACGAAGTGCGTCTCGCTAACACATTAGCACACTCTAAAGAGACAGGGAAGGAATCATAATACAACAACACATCTGAAAAGGACAGCAACAAATTGCATCATATGACTGTCGGTATCCTTGGCAAACTCGCATGGTCTTCAACACCCCTAAAGCCCCACTCAAACTAGTGGGCAACTTGCCGCTTTGGCGCCGCCTGAATGGCGCCATGTTGTGTAGGGTTGGAGTAGGGGGATAATACTAACTCCCCATTCAACCTCGGCTGACACAGTTCGGACAGCCGAACCTCACCACGGGATGGCGCGCGTTACCgaacgcacgccgaccacggcgggtctTGCTCTGGGGAAAATACAGGAACGACACTCTGGTTGACACAAACAATGCATAAcgtcagctagcaacaaaatgcgCTAAGGAAGACCAGAGCACCGCGCCGACACGTCTGCACGCGACCAGTTCTCGAGCCTACGAGAAAAAACTATCCCCCCTTCCTCCTCGagcagcaatcacgccgtccaTGGCGCTCGTGTCGgggcgacgctggcgccctcccttgttagttaaggtaactaaaaACTAAGGAGTACACATCACGGGGAAGCAACTGAACG
The genomic region above belongs to Amblyomma americanum isolate KBUSLIRL-KWMA chromosome 9, ASM5285725v1, whole genome shotgun sequence and contains:
- the LOC144105304 gene encoding uncharacterized protein LOC144105304; protein product: MMKRFRKYGIVCRLLGCLFIEGIWDRSLKEARVRLISVYTLCSAACILLSVTLATFLISKLFLMSGIAQSFTKSLLFILNSVLITRITLNFGCMVRGSSGLLQFLRDSQEYEKSTSFVLSEDSEIRWRRRGARVRKFASVMASLVTYALVIRVPVLTLVRGDEEWWRLCATTVNIFSTFVMIFYDCVLYIVLSCCSDVLADYVRAQVVTLRRKNSRMHPNQQTRREVEKVRLNVAAIKSLKRSINEIWHPALAFWAACLILIACITLYAIAAGDFWHPDVWITMVYSVHASLSFADIAILSQAISDEAQKLKEATVCVGMSGNAEGFREEVQYLHDTIDPESMCLTGAGFFSLNKTLLVSMAGSIITYSVILVQTGDELAEHVNVGSLVRQHA